A region from the Mesorhizobium sp. J8 genome encodes:
- a CDS encoding methylaspartate ammonia-lyase translates to MQIKDVLLVPGAGAFFYDDQAAIRAGAIQDGFVYIGEPVTPGFTSIRIPAFSLSIGLVLGDDTVVWGDMMGVQYSGAGGRDPLFDASQISVFTSRVVVPRLLDVDVSRFRTSCAKVFKPVERQRLPSAVEYGVSQALLRAAAHLQRKTMAEIICTEFDLPLPTFRIPIYCQSGDAREINVDKMIMKGVDVLPHGLINSRQKFGVNGQTFMEFVRGVAARIRDFGRPGYHPVLHFDVYGWIGHEISLEPQQIADFICRVADSVPGFTLNVESPADFGSTQAQIENYAKIVSILDSRGSDARIVVDERCNTLEDIRLFAEAKGAHLVQIKTPDVGSLADTTRAVLVCKANGVGAYVGGSCTETDLSAQASVHVSMATQADMMLAKPGMGVDEGFSIVGNEQNRLLAILNRRATENVR, encoded by the coding sequence GTGCAGATCAAAGACGTCCTTCTCGTGCCTGGCGCTGGCGCATTTTTCTATGATGACCAGGCTGCCATCAGGGCCGGCGCAATCCAGGACGGCTTCGTATACATCGGAGAACCTGTAACACCCGGGTTCACGTCCATTCGCATTCCAGCATTTTCGCTCAGCATCGGGCTCGTCCTTGGCGACGACACTGTTGTTTGGGGCGACATGATGGGCGTTCAGTATTCTGGCGCTGGCGGACGCGATCCTCTGTTCGACGCCAGCCAGATCTCAGTATTTACATCACGCGTCGTCGTGCCGCGGCTTCTTGATGTCGACGTATCTCGGTTTCGTACTTCTTGCGCAAAGGTTTTTAAGCCTGTCGAACGTCAGCGCTTACCAAGCGCCGTCGAATATGGTGTGAGCCAAGCGCTGCTTCGCGCAGCAGCCCATCTGCAGCGCAAGACAATGGCGGAGATCATATGCACAGAGTTCGATCTGCCGCTGCCGACCTTCCGCATCCCAATTTATTGCCAGAGCGGTGACGCTCGCGAAATCAATGTAGATAAAATGATCATGAAGGGAGTGGATGTACTCCCCCATGGCCTAATCAACTCGCGGCAGAAATTCGGGGTCAACGGCCAGACTTTCATGGAGTTCGTCAGGGGGGTTGCAGCGCGCATACGTGATTTCGGCCGCCCGGGATATCATCCGGTCCTGCATTTCGATGTGTACGGCTGGATCGGCCATGAAATCAGCCTGGAGCCGCAACAAATCGCCGACTTCATCTGCAGGGTTGCCGACAGTGTTCCCGGTTTTACGCTCAACGTCGAGTCGCCGGCAGATTTTGGTTCGACGCAGGCTCAAATTGAGAATTACGCCAAGATCGTATCGATTTTGGACAGCCGGGGTTCCGACGCACGCATTGTGGTGGATGAGAGATGCAATACGCTTGAGGACATTCGACTCTTTGCCGAAGCGAAGGGTGCGCATCTCGTGCAAATCAAGACCCCGGATGTCGGCTCATTAGCAGACACAACACGCGCAGTTCTCGTCTGCAAGGCGAATGGTGTAGGAGCATATGTCGGGGGAAGCTGTACCGAGACAGATCTTTCCGCTCAAGCTTCTGTCCACGTCTCGATGGCAACCCAAGCCGACATGATGCTCGCGAAGCCCGGAATGGGCGTCGACGAGGGATTTTCCATCGTTGGGAACGAACAGAACCGGTTGCTCGCGATCCTGAACCGTCGAGCAACTGAAAATGTTAGGTGA
- a CDS encoding CaiB/BaiF CoA transferase family protein: MQNSLEGITVIAVEQAVAAPYASSRLADAGARVIKIERPEGDFARSYDKLVRGQSAYFVWLNRGKESVCLDLRLEAERKVLDTLIADADVFIQNLKPGSIEKLGFGSADLRRRFPRLIACDISGFGDKGPYSHLKAYDLIVQAETGLCAITGNQQGPARVGVSVCDISAGMTAHSAILQALYHREVTGEGTRIQVSLFDAIADWMNVPVLQSDYSGYRTVRAGVKHPSLVPYGAYRCADGKEVIFSVQSDREWINFCEKFLKQPELTRAPGFADNMERLGHRAQLDEVIERRFCELSCNEAMRELEAAGLAYGRLNEVVDVSSHPHVRRVKVRTPEGVVDTIAPAAIFNAEHPSLRPVPALGAHTESVREEVLGRLRKRAASA; this comes from the coding sequence ATGCAAAATAGCCTTGAGGGGATCACAGTTATTGCAGTGGAGCAGGCAGTGGCCGCGCCTTATGCGTCCTCTCGCCTTGCGGATGCCGGAGCCCGGGTTATCAAGATCGAGCGGCCGGAAGGGGACTTTGCCCGAAGCTATGACAAGTTGGTTCGAGGGCAGAGCGCTTACTTCGTCTGGCTCAATCGGGGCAAAGAGTCAGTGTGTCTAGACCTGAGGTTGGAGGCGGAACGCAAGGTCCTCGACACGCTCATTGCCGATGCCGACGTCTTTATCCAGAATCTGAAGCCGGGCAGTATCGAAAAATTGGGCTTCGGGTCTGCTGATCTGCGCCGACGGTTTCCGCGGCTGATCGCCTGCGATATCTCGGGTTTCGGGGACAAAGGGCCCTATTCCCATTTGAAGGCTTATGATCTCATCGTCCAGGCCGAAACCGGTCTATGCGCAATCACCGGCAACCAACAAGGGCCCGCGCGGGTAGGGGTCTCGGTGTGTGACATCTCGGCGGGCATGACAGCGCATAGCGCCATTCTTCAGGCCCTCTATCACCGCGAGGTCACCGGGGAAGGCACCAGAATCCAGGTGTCACTGTTCGATGCCATCGCCGACTGGATGAATGTTCCGGTTCTGCAAAGCGACTACAGCGGCTATCGCACCGTACGCGCCGGCGTGAAACACCCCTCGCTAGTGCCCTATGGCGCTTATCGTTGCGCTGACGGCAAAGAGGTCATCTTTTCGGTTCAAAGTGACCGTGAATGGATAAACTTCTGCGAGAAATTCCTGAAGCAGCCGGAGCTTACACGCGCACCTGGTTTTGCCGATAACATGGAGCGCCTCGGTCACCGAGCACAGCTTGATGAGGTGATTGAGAGGCGCTTCTGTGAACTCTCCTGCAATGAAGCGATGCGGGAGCTCGAGGCCGCCGGCTTGGCATATGGCCGGCTAAACGAAGTGGTGGATGTTTCAAGCCATCCACACGTTCGGAGAGTTAAGGTTCGCACTCCTGAAGGAGTTGTAGACACAATAGCGCCGGCGGCTATCTTCAACGCCGAGCACCCCTCGCTACGCCCGGTCCCGGCTCTTGGGGCTCATACTGAGAGTGTCCGCGAGGAGGTTCTGGGGCGTTTGCGCAAAAGAGCCGCGTCAGCGTGA